From Apis cerana isolate GH-2021 linkage group LG10, AcerK_1.0, whole genome shotgun sequence, one genomic window encodes:
- the LOC108003022 gene encoding 2-oxoglutarate dehydrogenase complex component E1 isoform X1 encodes MYKARTVFSTLTPLAPRMCKPERFASWLVRSHPLTRTTQVMVAKSARKYSNRVATEPFLNGSSSSYVEEMYNAWLQDPHSVHVSWDSFFRSSTAGAAPGLAYQAPPSLAPSYNQVPLGALLPLGGSTQLSQIPITEKIIDDHLAVQAIIRSYQARGHLVADLDPLGIMQTDLIHTHYAARKGSPEQVLRQYMLEESDMDRIFKLPSTTFIGGKEKSLPLREILKRLEAAYCGHIGVEFMFINSLEQCNWIRQKMETPGIMEMTNDERRLILARLTRATGFEAFLARKWSSEKRFGLEGCEILIPAMKQVIDKSTELGVESIVMGMPHRGRLNVLANVCRKPLSQIFTQFAALEAADDGSGDVKYHLGTYIERLNRVTNKNIRLAVVANPSHLEAVDPVVQGKTRAEQFYRGDGEGKKVMSILLHGDAAFCGQGIVFETMHLSDLPDYTTHGTIHIVVNNQIGFTTDPRHSRSSPYCTDVARVVNAPIFHVNSDDPEAVMHVCKVAAEWRATFHKDVVIDIVSYRRNGHNEIDEPMFTQPLMYRKIRNTPPVLDKYAKTLTDDGVVTSEEVKDVKDKYEKICEEAYVNAKQETHIKYKDWLDSPWSGFFEGKDPLKVSPTGIKEDTLTHIGKKFSSPPPNAAEFVVHKGIERILKSRMEMIEARTVDWALGEAMAFGSLLKEGIHVRLSGQDVERGTFSHRHHVLHHQTVDKATYRPLCYLYPDQAPYTVCNSSLSEFGVLGFELGYSMTNPNALVCWEAQFGDFNNTAQCIIDQFISSGQAKWVRQSGLVMLQPHGLEGMGPEHSSARLERFLQMSADDPDYFPPENEEFAVRQLHDINWIVANCSTPANYFHILRRQIALPFRKPLILMTPKSLLRHPEAKSNFDLMLENTEFLRVIPEEGVASQNPNNVKRVLFCSGKIYYDLKKARAEKNLDDKVAIIRVEQISPFPYDLVKKEAVKYSNADLVWAQEEHKNQGAWTYIQPRFHTALNGTRSVSSGNTSYDSKDSRGWFNGWFSTKPTIVSEPLSKESNKSKQRTLRYVGRPTGASPATGSKMQHLKELKQLLDDSFNL; translated from the exons ATGTATAAGGCAAGGACAGTATTTAGTACATTAACTCCTTTGGCACCTCGAATGTGCAAACCTGAAAGGTTTGCTTCATGGCTGGTACGAAGCCATCCCCTGACAAGAACTACACAAGTGATGGTTGCCAAATCAGCCAGAAAATATAGCAATCGGGTAGCGACAGAACCTTTTCTCAATGGAAGTTCTAGCTCTTATGTAGAAGAAATGTATAATGCATGGCTACAAGATCCTCATAGTGTACATGTG tcttGGGATTCATTTTTCCGTAGTAGTACTGCTGGAGCTGCACCAGGTCTTGCATATCAGGCTCCTCCTTCTCTTGCTCCAAGTTATAACCAAGTTCCATTGGGAGCATTATTACCACTTGGTGGAAGTACTCAATTAAGCCAAATACCTATtactgaaaaaataattgatgatcATCTGGCTGTTCAAGCTATTATTCGTTCTTATcag GCTCGAGGTCACTTAGTTGCTGATCTGGACCCACTGGGTATCATGCAAACAGACCTGATACATACACATTATGCAGCCCGCAAGGGATCTCCAGAACAGGTTCTGCGACAATATATGCTTG AGGAGTCAGATATGGATCGTATTTTCAAATTACCGTCCACCACTTTTATCGGAggcaaagaaaaatcattgcCTCTTCGTGAAATCTTAAAGAGATTAGAAGCTGCTTACTGTGGTCACATTGGTGTGGAATTCATGTTTATTAACTCCTTAGAACAATGTAATTGGATTCGGCAAAAAATGGAAACACCCGGTATTATGGAAATGACAAATGATGAAAGGAGACTTATTTTGGCTAGATTAACTCGTGCAACTGG atTTGAAGCATTTCTTGCACGCAAATGGTCATCTGAGAAAAGATTTGGTTTAGAGGGATGTGAAATTCTAATTCCTGCTATGAAGCaagtaattgataaatcaaCTGAATTAGGAGTTGAATCCATTGTTATGGGTATGCCTCATAGAGGTCGTTTAAATGTCCTTGCTAATGTCTGCCGCAAACCTTTAAGTCAAATATTTACTCAATTTGCTGCTCTTGAAGCAGCTGATGAT gGATCCGGTGATGTTAAATATCATTTGGGAACTTATATTGAGCGTTTAAATCGagtaacaaataaaaacattcgTTTGGCTGTGGTGGCAAATCCATCTCATTTGGAAGCTGTTGATCCGGTAGTACAAGGAAAGACTCGTGCAGAACAATTCTATCGTGGTGATGGTGAAGGCAAAAAG gTCATGTCTATTCTTCTGCATGGTGATGCTGCATTTTGTGGACAGGGTATTGTTTTTGAAACAATGCACTTATCAGATTTGCCTGATTATACAACTCATGGTACTATTCATATTGTGGTGAATAATCAAATTGGATTTACAACAGATCCAAGACATTCACGATCTTCTCCATACTGTActg atgtTGCAAGAGTAGTGAACGCACCTATCTTTCATGTTAATTCGGATGATCCTGAGGCAGTGATGCATGTTTGCAAAGTTGCTGCAGAATGGAGAGCAACTTTTCACAAAGATGTTGTTATTGATATTGTATCATATAGACGAAATGGTCATAATGAAATTGATGAACCTATGTTTACACAACCTTTAATGTAtcggaaaattagaaatactcCACCAGTTCTAGACAAATATGCTAAAACTCTTACTGACGATGGTGTTGTCACTTCTGAAGAAGTTAAG gatgttaaagataaatatgaaaaaatctgTGAAGAAGCATATGTTAATGCTAAACAAGAAAcgcatattaaatataaagactGGCTGGATTCTCCATGGTCTGGTTTCTTTGAAGGAAAAGATCCTTTGAAAGTATCTCCTACTGGTATTAAAGAAGACACACTCACtcatattggaaaaaaattctcatcaCCACCACCCAATGCAGCAGAATTTGTAGTTcataaag gtATCGAACGTATTTTGAAGTCTCGTATGGAAATGATAGAAGCTCGAACAGTTGATTGGGCTCTTGGAGAAGCTATGGCTTTTGGTTCCTTACTTAAAGAGGGCATTCATGTTAGATTGTCGGGTCAAGATGTAGAAAGAGGAACTTTTTCACATAGACATCATGTTCTTCATCATCAAACTGTAGATAAAGCTACTTATAGACCGTTATGTTATCTTTATCCAGATCAAGCTCCATACACTGTGTGCAATAGTTCTTTATCAGAGTTTGGTGTTcttg gattTGAATTAGGTTATTCTATGACAAATCCTAATGCATTAGTATGCTGGGAAGCACAATTTGGTGATTTCAACAATACAGCACAATGCATAATCGATCAATTTATTAGCAGTGGTCAAGCTAAATGGGTACGTCAATCTGGTCTTGTTATGCTGCAACCTCATGGTCTCGAAGGAatg ggaCCTGAGCATTCCAGTGCTCGTTTGGAACGTTTTTTACAAATGTCGGCTGATGATCCAGATTATTTTCCTCctgaaaatgaagaatttgCTGTACGCCAGTTGCATGATATCAACTGGATTGTAGCTAATTGCAGTACACcagcaaattattttcatattttaagaaGACAAATTGCATTGCCATTTAGAAAACCTTTGATTTTAATGACACCAAAATCATTACTTCGTCATCCAGAAGCGAAATCTAATTTCGATTTAATGCTAGAAAATACAGAGTTTCTTAGAGTAATACCAGAAGAAGGTGTAGCTTCTCAAAAtcctaataatgttaaaagagTGCTTTTTTGTTCTGGTAAGATTTACTATGATCTAAAAAAAGCACGCGCAGAGAAAAATTTGGATGATAAAGTTGCTATTATAAGAGTTGAACAG ATTTCACCTTTCCCATATGatttagttaaaaaagaaGCTGTTAAATATTCCAATGCAGATTTAGTATGGGCTCAAGAAGAACATAAAAATCAAGGTGCATGGACATATATTCAACCTAGATTCCATACAGCTCTTAATGGAACTCGTTCTGTATC CAGCGGAAATACATCATACGACAGTAAGGATAGCAGAGGGTGGTTTAATGGTTGGTTTTCAACTAAACCAACAATTGTGTCCGAGCCACTGTCAAAAGAATCTAATAAATCCAAACAGAGAACATTAAG
- the LOC108003022 gene encoding 2-oxoglutarate dehydrogenase complex component E1 isoform X5 has protein sequence MYKARTVFSTLTPLAPRMCKPERFASWLVRSHPLTRTTQVMVAKSARKYSNRVATEPFLNGSSSSYVEEMYNAWLQDPHSVHVSWDSFFRSSTAGAAPGLAYQAPPSLAPSYNQVPLGALLPLGGSTQLSQIPITEKIIDDHLAVQAIIRSYQARGHLVADLDPLGIMQTDLIHTHYAARKGSPEQVLRQYMLEESDMDRIFKLPSTTFIGGKEKSLPLREILKRLEAAYCGHIGVEFMFINSLEQCNWIRQKMETPGIMEMTNDERRLILARLTRATGFEAFLARKWSSEKRFGLEGCEILIPAMKQVIDKSTELGVESIVMGMPHRGRLNVLANVCRKPLSQIFTQFAALEAADDGSGDVKYHLGTYIERLNRVTNKNIRLAVVANPSHLEAVDPVVQGKTRAEQFYRGDGEGKKVMSILLHGDAAFCGQGIVFETMHLSDLPDYTTHGTIHIVVNNQIGFTTDPRHSRSSPYCTDVARVVNAPIFHVNSDDPEAVMHVCKVAAEWRATFHKDVVIDIVSYRRNGHNEIDEPMFTQPLMYRKIRNTPPVLDKYAKTLTDDGVVTSEEVKDVKDKYEKICEEAYVNAKQETHIKYKDWLDSPWSGFFEGKDPLKVSPTGIKEDTLTHIGKKFSSPPPNAAEFVVHKGIERILKSRMEMIEARTVDWALGEAMAFGSLLKEGIHVRLSGQDVERGTFSHRHHVLHHQTVDKATYRPLCYLYPDQAPYTVCNSSLSEFGVLGFELGYSMTNPNALVCWEAQFGDFNNTAQCIIDQFISSGQAKWVRQSGLVMLQPHGLEGMGPEHSSARLERFLQMSADDPDYFPPENEEFAVRQLHDINWIVANCSTPANYFHILRRQIALPFRKPLILMTPKSLLRHPEAKSNFDLMLENTEFLRVIPEEGVASQNPNNVKRVLFCSGKIYYDLKKARAEKNLDDKVAIIRVEQISPFPYDLVKKEAVKYSNADLVWAQEEHKNQGAWTYIQPRFHTALNGTRSVSYVGRPTGASPATGSKMQHLKELKQLLDDSFNL, from the exons ATGTATAAGGCAAGGACAGTATTTAGTACATTAACTCCTTTGGCACCTCGAATGTGCAAACCTGAAAGGTTTGCTTCATGGCTGGTACGAAGCCATCCCCTGACAAGAACTACACAAGTGATGGTTGCCAAATCAGCCAGAAAATATAGCAATCGGGTAGCGACAGAACCTTTTCTCAATGGAAGTTCTAGCTCTTATGTAGAAGAAATGTATAATGCATGGCTACAAGATCCTCATAGTGTACATGTG tcttGGGATTCATTTTTCCGTAGTAGTACTGCTGGAGCTGCACCAGGTCTTGCATATCAGGCTCCTCCTTCTCTTGCTCCAAGTTATAACCAAGTTCCATTGGGAGCATTATTACCACTTGGTGGAAGTACTCAATTAAGCCAAATACCTATtactgaaaaaataattgatgatcATCTGGCTGTTCAAGCTATTATTCGTTCTTATcag GCTCGAGGTCACTTAGTTGCTGATCTGGACCCACTGGGTATCATGCAAACAGACCTGATACATACACATTATGCAGCCCGCAAGGGATCTCCAGAACAGGTTCTGCGACAATATATGCTTG AGGAGTCAGATATGGATCGTATTTTCAAATTACCGTCCACCACTTTTATCGGAggcaaagaaaaatcattgcCTCTTCGTGAAATCTTAAAGAGATTAGAAGCTGCTTACTGTGGTCACATTGGTGTGGAATTCATGTTTATTAACTCCTTAGAACAATGTAATTGGATTCGGCAAAAAATGGAAACACCCGGTATTATGGAAATGACAAATGATGAAAGGAGACTTATTTTGGCTAGATTAACTCGTGCAACTGG atTTGAAGCATTTCTTGCACGCAAATGGTCATCTGAGAAAAGATTTGGTTTAGAGGGATGTGAAATTCTAATTCCTGCTATGAAGCaagtaattgataaatcaaCTGAATTAGGAGTTGAATCCATTGTTATGGGTATGCCTCATAGAGGTCGTTTAAATGTCCTTGCTAATGTCTGCCGCAAACCTTTAAGTCAAATATTTACTCAATTTGCTGCTCTTGAAGCAGCTGATGAT gGATCCGGTGATGTTAAATATCATTTGGGAACTTATATTGAGCGTTTAAATCGagtaacaaataaaaacattcgTTTGGCTGTGGTGGCAAATCCATCTCATTTGGAAGCTGTTGATCCGGTAGTACAAGGAAAGACTCGTGCAGAACAATTCTATCGTGGTGATGGTGAAGGCAAAAAG gTCATGTCTATTCTTCTGCATGGTGATGCTGCATTTTGTGGACAGGGTATTGTTTTTGAAACAATGCACTTATCAGATTTGCCTGATTATACAACTCATGGTACTATTCATATTGTGGTGAATAATCAAATTGGATTTACAACAGATCCAAGACATTCACGATCTTCTCCATACTGTActg atgtTGCAAGAGTAGTGAACGCACCTATCTTTCATGTTAATTCGGATGATCCTGAGGCAGTGATGCATGTTTGCAAAGTTGCTGCAGAATGGAGAGCAACTTTTCACAAAGATGTTGTTATTGATATTGTATCATATAGACGAAATGGTCATAATGAAATTGATGAACCTATGTTTACACAACCTTTAATGTAtcggaaaattagaaatactcCACCAGTTCTAGACAAATATGCTAAAACTCTTACTGACGATGGTGTTGTCACTTCTGAAGAAGTTAAG gatgttaaagataaatatgaaaaaatctgTGAAGAAGCATATGTTAATGCTAAACAAGAAAcgcatattaaatataaagactGGCTGGATTCTCCATGGTCTGGTTTCTTTGAAGGAAAAGATCCTTTGAAAGTATCTCCTACTGGTATTAAAGAAGACACACTCACtcatattggaaaaaaattctcatcaCCACCACCCAATGCAGCAGAATTTGTAGTTcataaag gtATCGAACGTATTTTGAAGTCTCGTATGGAAATGATAGAAGCTCGAACAGTTGATTGGGCTCTTGGAGAAGCTATGGCTTTTGGTTCCTTACTTAAAGAGGGCATTCATGTTAGATTGTCGGGTCAAGATGTAGAAAGAGGAACTTTTTCACATAGACATCATGTTCTTCATCATCAAACTGTAGATAAAGCTACTTATAGACCGTTATGTTATCTTTATCCAGATCAAGCTCCATACACTGTGTGCAATAGTTCTTTATCAGAGTTTGGTGTTcttg gattTGAATTAGGTTATTCTATGACAAATCCTAATGCATTAGTATGCTGGGAAGCACAATTTGGTGATTTCAACAATACAGCACAATGCATAATCGATCAATTTATTAGCAGTGGTCAAGCTAAATGGGTACGTCAATCTGGTCTTGTTATGCTGCAACCTCATGGTCTCGAAGGAatg ggaCCTGAGCATTCCAGTGCTCGTTTGGAACGTTTTTTACAAATGTCGGCTGATGATCCAGATTATTTTCCTCctgaaaatgaagaatttgCTGTACGCCAGTTGCATGATATCAACTGGATTGTAGCTAATTGCAGTACACcagcaaattattttcatattttaagaaGACAAATTGCATTGCCATTTAGAAAACCTTTGATTTTAATGACACCAAAATCATTACTTCGTCATCCAGAAGCGAAATCTAATTTCGATTTAATGCTAGAAAATACAGAGTTTCTTAGAGTAATACCAGAAGAAGGTGTAGCTTCTCAAAAtcctaataatgttaaaagagTGCTTTTTTGTTCTGGTAAGATTTACTATGATCTAAAAAAAGCACGCGCAGAGAAAAATTTGGATGATAAAGTTGCTATTATAAGAGTTGAACAG ATTTCACCTTTCCCATATGatttagttaaaaaagaaGCTGTTAAATATTCCAATGCAGATTTAGTATGGGCTCAAGAAGAACATAAAAATCAAGGTGCATGGACATATATTCAACCTAGATTCCATACAGCTCTTAATGGAACTCGTTCTGTATC
- the LOC108003022 gene encoding 2-oxoglutarate dehydrogenase complex component E1 isoform X7, translating into MQPARDLQNRFCDNICLIRGHHIAKLDPLGINSADLDDRHPQELLYNHYSFEESDMDRIFKLPSTTFIGGKEKSLPLREILKRLEAAYCGHIGVEFMFINSLEQCNWIRQKMETPGIMEMTNDERRLILARLTRATGFEAFLARKWSSEKRFGLEGCEILIPAMKQVIDKSTELGVESIVMGMPHRGRLNVLANVCRKPLSQIFTQFAALEAADDGSGDVKYHLGTYIERLNRVTNKNIRLAVVANPSHLEAVDPVVQGKTRAEQFYRGDGEGKKVMSILLHGDAAFCGQGIVFETMHLSDLPDYTTHGTIHIVVNNQIGFTTDPRHSRSSPYCTDVARVVNAPIFHVNSDDPEAVMHVCKVAAEWRATFHKDVVIDIVSYRRNGHNEIDEPMFTQPLMYRKIRNTPPVLDKYAKTLTDDGVVTSEEVKDVKDKYEKICEEAYVNAKQETHIKYKDWLDSPWSGFFEGKDPLKVSPTGIKEDTLTHIGKKFSSPPPNAAEFVVHKGIERILKSRMEMIEARTVDWALGEAMAFGSLLKEGIHVRLSGQDVERGTFSHRHHVLHHQTVDKATYRPLCYLYPDQAPYTVCNSSLSEFGVLGFELGYSMTNPNALVCWEAQFGDFNNTAQCIIDQFISSGQAKWVRQSGLVMLQPHGLEGMGPEHSSARLERFLQMSADDPDYFPPENEEFAVRQLHDINWIVANCSTPANYFHILRRQIALPFRKPLILMTPKSLLRHPEAKSNFDLMLENTEFLRVIPEEGVASQNPNNVKRVLFCSGKIYYDLKKARAEKNLDDKVAIIRVEQISPFPYDLVKKEAVKYSNADLVWAQEEHKNQGAWTYIQPRFHTALNGTRSVSSGNTSYDSKDSRGWFNGWFSTKPTIVSEPLSKESNKSKQRTLRYVGRPTGASPATGSKMQHLKELKQLLDDSFNL; encoded by the exons ATGCAGCCCGCAAGGGATCTCCAGAACAGGTTCTGCGACAATATATGCTTG ATTCGTGGCCATCATATCGCTAAATTGGATCCACTTGGCATCAACAGCGCCGATCTTGATGATAGACATCCACAAGAGTTGCTCTATAATCATTATTCATTCG AGGAGTCAGATATGGATCGTATTTTCAAATTACCGTCCACCACTTTTATCGGAggcaaagaaaaatcattgcCTCTTCGTGAAATCTTAAAGAGATTAGAAGCTGCTTACTGTGGTCACATTGGTGTGGAATTCATGTTTATTAACTCCTTAGAACAATGTAATTGGATTCGGCAAAAAATGGAAACACCCGGTATTATGGAAATGACAAATGATGAAAGGAGACTTATTTTGGCTAGATTAACTCGTGCAACTGG atTTGAAGCATTTCTTGCACGCAAATGGTCATCTGAGAAAAGATTTGGTTTAGAGGGATGTGAAATTCTAATTCCTGCTATGAAGCaagtaattgataaatcaaCTGAATTAGGAGTTGAATCCATTGTTATGGGTATGCCTCATAGAGGTCGTTTAAATGTCCTTGCTAATGTCTGCCGCAAACCTTTAAGTCAAATATTTACTCAATTTGCTGCTCTTGAAGCAGCTGATGAT gGATCCGGTGATGTTAAATATCATTTGGGAACTTATATTGAGCGTTTAAATCGagtaacaaataaaaacattcgTTTGGCTGTGGTGGCAAATCCATCTCATTTGGAAGCTGTTGATCCGGTAGTACAAGGAAAGACTCGTGCAGAACAATTCTATCGTGGTGATGGTGAAGGCAAAAAG gTCATGTCTATTCTTCTGCATGGTGATGCTGCATTTTGTGGACAGGGTATTGTTTTTGAAACAATGCACTTATCAGATTTGCCTGATTATACAACTCATGGTACTATTCATATTGTGGTGAATAATCAAATTGGATTTACAACAGATCCAAGACATTCACGATCTTCTCCATACTGTActg atgtTGCAAGAGTAGTGAACGCACCTATCTTTCATGTTAATTCGGATGATCCTGAGGCAGTGATGCATGTTTGCAAAGTTGCTGCAGAATGGAGAGCAACTTTTCACAAAGATGTTGTTATTGATATTGTATCATATAGACGAAATGGTCATAATGAAATTGATGAACCTATGTTTACACAACCTTTAATGTAtcggaaaattagaaatactcCACCAGTTCTAGACAAATATGCTAAAACTCTTACTGACGATGGTGTTGTCACTTCTGAAGAAGTTAAG gatgttaaagataaatatgaaaaaatctgTGAAGAAGCATATGTTAATGCTAAACAAGAAAcgcatattaaatataaagactGGCTGGATTCTCCATGGTCTGGTTTCTTTGAAGGAAAAGATCCTTTGAAAGTATCTCCTACTGGTATTAAAGAAGACACACTCACtcatattggaaaaaaattctcatcaCCACCACCCAATGCAGCAGAATTTGTAGTTcataaag gtATCGAACGTATTTTGAAGTCTCGTATGGAAATGATAGAAGCTCGAACAGTTGATTGGGCTCTTGGAGAAGCTATGGCTTTTGGTTCCTTACTTAAAGAGGGCATTCATGTTAGATTGTCGGGTCAAGATGTAGAAAGAGGAACTTTTTCACATAGACATCATGTTCTTCATCATCAAACTGTAGATAAAGCTACTTATAGACCGTTATGTTATCTTTATCCAGATCAAGCTCCATACACTGTGTGCAATAGTTCTTTATCAGAGTTTGGTGTTcttg gattTGAATTAGGTTATTCTATGACAAATCCTAATGCATTAGTATGCTGGGAAGCACAATTTGGTGATTTCAACAATACAGCACAATGCATAATCGATCAATTTATTAGCAGTGGTCAAGCTAAATGGGTACGTCAATCTGGTCTTGTTATGCTGCAACCTCATGGTCTCGAAGGAatg ggaCCTGAGCATTCCAGTGCTCGTTTGGAACGTTTTTTACAAATGTCGGCTGATGATCCAGATTATTTTCCTCctgaaaatgaagaatttgCTGTACGCCAGTTGCATGATATCAACTGGATTGTAGCTAATTGCAGTACACcagcaaattattttcatattttaagaaGACAAATTGCATTGCCATTTAGAAAACCTTTGATTTTAATGACACCAAAATCATTACTTCGTCATCCAGAAGCGAAATCTAATTTCGATTTAATGCTAGAAAATACAGAGTTTCTTAGAGTAATACCAGAAGAAGGTGTAGCTTCTCAAAAtcctaataatgttaaaagagTGCTTTTTTGTTCTGGTAAGATTTACTATGATCTAAAAAAAGCACGCGCAGAGAAAAATTTGGATGATAAAGTTGCTATTATAAGAGTTGAACAG ATTTCACCTTTCCCATATGatttagttaaaaaagaaGCTGTTAAATATTCCAATGCAGATTTAGTATGGGCTCAAGAAGAACATAAAAATCAAGGTGCATGGACATATATTCAACCTAGATTCCATACAGCTCTTAATGGAACTCGTTCTGTATC CAGCGGAAATACATCATACGACAGTAAGGATAGCAGAGGGTGGTTTAATGGTTGGTTTTCAACTAAACCAACAATTGTGTCCGAGCCACTGTCAAAAGAATCTAATAAATCCAAACAGAGAACATTAAG